One segment of Niveibacterium microcysteis DNA contains the following:
- a CDS encoding TonB family protein — MRFTPTLASLALFTLVVSPAHADSPPKPIPECPKTTAVPPCNCEAPRYPAESARRMEQGTVGLEFLITSEGRPRRVTVAKSSGFPLLDGAAVAAITNACFKPFEKDGKFVEQATALNFEWRLE, encoded by the coding sequence ATGCGATTTACTCCTACGCTTGCTAGCCTTGCACTGTTCACATTGGTTGTCTCGCCAGCGCATGCCGACTCACCGCCCAAACCAATACCGGAATGCCCAAAAACAACGGCTGTACCGCCGTGCAATTGCGAGGCACCACGATATCCCGCCGAGTCGGCACGTCGCATGGAGCAAGGAACTGTCGGTCTGGAGTTCTTGATTACCTCTGAGGGTCGGCCGCGGCGGGTAACCGTCGCCAAGTCAAGCGGCTTTCCTCTGCTTGATGGAGCGGCGGTTGCCGCAATCACGAACGCCTGCTTCAAACCATTCGAGAAGGATGGCAAATTTGTCGAGCAAGCAACGGCTCTTAATTTCGAATGGCGCCTCGAATAG
- a CDS encoding HAD domain-containing protein, with the protein MILFLDFDGVLHPLNKAEKFTRAHLLDTFLAEQCDVEIVLSTSWRQIFPLAVLRSKLTATIAERVIGATPIFPRAALEPAPAAVRERECRMWLDTNGRTDAAWIALDDEPTLFATRERVIVCDSRVGLTPESIEALQQHFRTS; encoded by the coding sequence ATGATCCTGTTCCTTGATTTCGACGGAGTGCTACACCCGCTCAACAAGGCGGAGAAGTTCACCAGGGCGCATCTACTCGATACCTTTCTGGCCGAACAATGCGACGTAGAGATCGTCCTGTCGACCAGCTGGCGCCAGATATTCCCCTTGGCTGTGCTGCGTTCAAAACTAACTGCCACGATTGCCGAACGCGTGATTGGAGCAACGCCGATCTTTCCGCGGGCAGCGCTGGAGCCGGCACCGGCCGCCGTGCGTGAGCGCGAATGCCGGATGTGGCTTGACACCAACGGACGAACGGACGCCGCATGGATCGCATTGGATGACGAACCCACGTTGTTCGCGACGCGAGAACGGGTGATTGTTTGCGACTCAAGGGTTGGTTTGACGCCGGAGAGTATCGAAGCGTTGCAGCAACACTTTCGTACGTCGTGA
- the glmS gene encoding glutamine--fructose-6-phosphate transaminase (isomerizing), whose protein sequence is MCGIVGAVSQRNIVPILVEGLKRLEYRGYDSCGVAVHQNGALRRARSTSRVAELDAQVHAENVEGFTGIAHTRWATHGAPAVHNAHPHFSRDRIALVHNGIIENHDELRAELKTKGYVFDSQTDTEVIAHLVDSLYDGDLFDAVKRATLRLKGAYGIAVFCRDEPHRVVGAREGSPMVLGVGQGENFVASDAMALAGVTDQIIYLEEGDVVDLQLGKYWVETRAGTDGFVRVERPVRTVHAHTGAAELGPYRHFMQKEIFEQPRAVGDTLQGVEAITPTLFGESAEAVFKGIDSVLILACGTSYYAGSTAKYWLESIAKIPTSVEIASEYRYRDSVPNPKSLVVTISQSGETADTIAALKHARGLGMEHTLTICNVSTSAMVRECKLAYITRAGVEIGVASTKAFTTQLAGLFLLTLALAKVRGNLSPESEAAHLKAMRHLPVALQAVLALEPQIMAWSEEFAKKQNALFLGRGLHYPIALEGALKLKEISYIHAEAYPAGELKHGPLALVDASMPVVTVAPNDTLVDKLKSNMQEVRARGGELYVFADADTRIESEPGVHVIRMPEHYGALSPILHVVPLQLLAYHTACARGTDVDKPRNLAKSVTVE, encoded by the coding sequence ATGTGCGGCATCGTCGGTGCAGTGTCCCAGCGCAATATCGTTCCCATTCTGGTCGAGGGCCTCAAACGGCTTGAATATCGCGGCTACGACTCCTGTGGCGTGGCGGTACATCAGAACGGTGCCCTGCGCCGCGCCCGCAGCACCTCGCGTGTCGCCGAGCTCGATGCGCAAGTTCACGCCGAGAACGTTGAAGGCTTCACCGGTATTGCCCATACGCGTTGGGCGACGCACGGCGCCCCGGCGGTGCACAACGCACACCCGCACTTCTCGCGTGACCGCATCGCGCTGGTTCATAACGGCATCATCGAAAACCACGACGAGCTGCGCGCCGAACTCAAGACCAAGGGCTATGTGTTCGATAGCCAGACCGATACCGAGGTCATCGCTCACCTGGTTGATTCGCTGTACGACGGCGACCTGTTCGACGCCGTCAAGCGCGCCACGCTGCGCCTGAAGGGCGCCTACGGTATTGCGGTGTTCTGCCGCGACGAACCGCACCGCGTGGTAGGTGCCCGCGAGGGCTCGCCGATGGTGCTGGGCGTTGGCCAGGGTGAGAACTTCGTTGCCTCCGACGCAATGGCGCTTGCAGGCGTGACTGATCAGATCATCTATCTGGAAGAAGGCGACGTCGTCGACCTGCAGCTCGGCAAGTACTGGGTCGAGACACGCGCAGGCACCGATGGTTTCGTGCGTGTCGAACGCCCGGTGCGCACGGTTCATGCGCACACCGGCGCAGCAGAGCTCGGCCCCTATCGTCACTTCATGCAGAAAGAGATTTTCGAGCAGCCGCGTGCTGTAGGTGACACGCTGCAAGGCGTCGAGGCGATCACGCCGACACTGTTTGGCGAGAGCGCCGAAGCAGTGTTCAAGGGCATCGATTCTGTGCTGATCCTCGCCTGCGGCACCAGCTACTACGCGGGCTCGACGGCGAAGTACTGGCTCGAATCAATTGCCAAGATCCCGACGAGCGTCGAGATCGCCAGCGAATACCGCTACCGCGACAGCGTGCCGAATCCGAAGAGTCTGGTCGTGACGATCAGCCAGTCGGGCGAGACGGCGGACACCATCGCGGCGCTCAAGCACGCCCGCGGCCTGGGCATGGAACACACGCTGACCATCTGCAACGTATCGACCTCGGCAATGGTGCGCGAGTGCAAGCTGGCCTACATCACTCGCGCCGGCGTCGAGATCGGTGTGGCGTCGACCAAGGCCTTCACTACCCAGCTTGCAGGCTTGTTCCTCCTGACGCTGGCGCTCGCCAAAGTGCGCGGCAACCTGTCGCCGGAATCCGAAGCCGCGCACCTCAAAGCCATGCGTCACCTGCCGGTCGCGCTGCAAGCAGTGCTCGCACTGGAGCCGCAGATCATGGCGTGGTCCGAAGAGTTCGCGAAGAAGCAGAACGCACTCTTCCTCGGCCGCGGCCTGCACTACCCGATCGCGCTCGAAGGGGCTCTGAAGTTGAAGGAGATCTCCTACATCCACGCCGAAGCCTACCCGGCGGGCGAACTCAAGCATGGCCCGCTAGCCCTGGTTGATGCGTCGATGCCGGTGGTAACCGTGGCGCCGAATGACACCCTGGTCGACAAGCTCAAGAGCAACATGCAGGAAGTGCGTGCGCGCGGCGGTGAACTCTACGTGTTCGCCGACGCCGACACCCGCATCGAAAGCGAGCCCGGCGTACATGTGATCCGCATGCCGGAGCACTACGGCGCGCTGTCGCCGATCCTGCACGTCGTACCGCTGCAGCTGCTCGCTTACCACACCGCCTGCGCGCGGGGCACGGACGTCGACAAGCCGAGAAACCTGGCCAAGAGTGTGACGGTCGAGTAA
- a CDS encoding Lrp/AsnC family transcriptional regulator, whose amino-acid sequence MIEKHTPAALDATDLRILDQLQRDSSLTNHALAAHVHVSPATCLRRVRKLIDAGVIERQVAILSTEHLGAGLTAIVEVTLDSQSAEHMLAFETRTEAAAEVQQCYRVSSGPDFVLILQVADMAAYQALAHRLFAGDANVRNVRTFFSVKRSKFSPAIRLPSALG is encoded by the coding sequence ATGATCGAAAAGCACACCCCCGCCGCACTGGATGCGACCGATCTGCGCATCCTCGATCAACTTCAACGTGATTCAAGCCTGACGAACCACGCCCTTGCCGCACATGTGCACGTATCACCGGCAACCTGTCTGCGCCGGGTGCGAAAGCTGATTGATGCTGGCGTAATCGAACGCCAGGTCGCGATCCTGTCGACCGAGCATCTTGGCGCGGGCCTTACCGCGATCGTCGAAGTCACACTGGATTCGCAGTCCGCCGAGCACATGCTTGCATTTGAGACCCGAACCGAGGCTGCGGCCGAGGTGCAGCAGTGCTATCGGGTCTCCAGTGGCCCGGATTTCGTGCTGATTCTGCAGGTAGCCGACATGGCGGCCTACCAAGCGCTGGCGCACCGCCTATTCGCGGGTGACGCCAACGTACGCAACGTGCGCACCTTCTTCTCGGTAAAACGCAGCAAGTTCTCGCCGGCAATTCGCCTGCCATCAGCCCTTGGGTGA
- a CDS encoding GNAT family N-acetyltransferase, which translates to MDMRAAWPPLHAGGAPTFEQASEADFEVLLQIRLVAMRSSLEQIGRFDPLRARQRLAASWDPAMTQHILCDGQRVGFFMLRRTDHALVLQHLYLMPFAQGRGVGSAVMRTLIDESNWAGLPLRVTALRGSPANAFYLKHGFVRCSADEYDLGYVRAPDRDAGARAATTSPKG; encoded by the coding sequence ATGGACATGCGCGCAGCATGGCCGCCGCTGCACGCGGGCGGCGCGCCGACGTTCGAGCAGGCCAGCGAGGCCGATTTTGAGGTGCTGCTCCAGATCCGTCTTGTTGCCATGCGAAGCAGCCTTGAGCAGATCGGCCGCTTTGATCCATTGCGCGCTCGTCAGCGCCTTGCTGCGAGTTGGGATCCGGCGATGACCCAGCACATCCTGTGCGATGGACAGCGTGTTGGCTTCTTCATGCTGCGCCGGACTGACCATGCCTTGGTGCTGCAGCACCTGTACCTGATGCCTTTCGCGCAGGGCCGTGGCGTAGGGAGCGCGGTGATGCGGACACTGATCGATGAGAGCAACTGGGCGGGCCTGCCCTTGCGGGTGACGGCGCTGCGCGGCAGCCCCGCGAATGCGTTTTATCTAAAGCATGGCTTCGTTCGCTGCAGCGCCGATGAATACGATCTTGGCTACGTTCGTGCGCCGGATCGGGACGCGGGTGCGCGCGCCGCGACGACATCACCCAAGGGCTGA
- a CDS encoding substrate-binding periplasmic protein, with translation MCLRLAGLLLGGLVCFPTGLAHAAGCKASYTVPVALIGDVARRASDNSVEGYVPDLVAELARRSGCDLKIEEVPAARISAMRQHGEVAILAYSTQRPSAPGYAFIPTERFAHDLLVNTAHVASPPTVKSVLSDSRLVFGRVRGMNYGPEIEALLAQLGPSRVDESSSIDDLYRKLVAGRVDAAFQFPLVYRGKLAALSAEHRVAVLPFDGAAPQVGGWAFHTPPMDGDDAERLATAVRMMRDDGTTTRILARFVGDAAARRARYAGAGQKAGKS, from the coding sequence ATGTGCTTGCGCCTGGCAGGGCTGTTGCTGGGCGGGCTCGTCTGCTTTCCGACGGGGCTGGCCCATGCTGCGGGCTGCAAGGCGAGCTACACGGTGCCGGTTGCCCTCATCGGCGATGTGGCACGTCGCGCATCCGATAACAGCGTCGAGGGCTACGTACCAGATCTTGTCGCGGAGCTCGCGCGACGTTCCGGCTGCGACCTGAAGATTGAGGAAGTGCCCGCTGCGCGGATCAGCGCCATGCGCCAGCACGGCGAGGTGGCGATCCTGGCTTATTCGACGCAACGGCCGTCAGCGCCGGGCTATGCGTTCATTCCCACCGAGCGGTTTGCGCACGATCTGCTGGTGAATACGGCGCACGTTGCGTCGCCGCCGACGGTGAAATCGGTTCTCTCCGATTCGCGCCTGGTGTTCGGGCGTGTGCGCGGCATGAATTACGGGCCGGAGATCGAGGCCTTGCTTGCCCAACTCGGGCCGAGTCGTGTCGATGAATCGAGCTCGATCGATGATCTCTACCGCAAGTTGGTGGCTGGCCGCGTCGATGCGGCGTTCCAGTTCCCGCTGGTGTATCGCGGCAAGCTTGCTGCGCTGAGCGCCGAACACCGCGTCGCGGTGTTGCCCTTTGATGGCGCGGCACCGCAAGTTGGCGGTTGGGCGTTTCATACGCCGCCGATGGATGGCGACGATGCCGAACGGCTTGCCACGGCGGTACGGATGATGCGCGACGACGGCACGACAACCCGCATCCTCGCCCGCTTTGTTGGCGATGCGGCAGCGCGCCGTGCCCGCTACGCCGGTGCTGGCCAGAAAGCGGGCAAGTCTTGA
- the glmU gene encoding bifunctional UDP-N-acetylglucosamine diphosphorylase/glucosamine-1-phosphate N-acetyltransferase GlmU, translating to MHVVVLAAGQGKRMRSALPKVLQPLAGRPLLGHVLATARSLGAQKLCVVYGHGGEQVRAALDAPDLAWALQAEQLGTGHAVAQALPHLPESGPVLILYGDVPLTRRETLAELVVAAGAEGFALLTVDMADPSGYGRIVRDGAHRVVRIVEHKDASEAERTIREVNTGIICCQAQHLRGWLGKIRNDNAQGEYYLPDIIAMAVADGIEVKTSQPLAVWETLGVNDKAQLAELERLHQRNQAQALLVAGVTLIDPARIDIRGTLETGRDVEIDVNCVFEGRVVLGDGVKIGANCVLKDVTVAAGAVIHPFSHLDGAEVGAKSLIGPFARLRPGTKLAEDVHIGNFTEVKNSTIAAHSKANHLAYVGDADVGSKVNIGAGTITCNYDGANKFRTVIEDEVFIGSDTQLVAPVRVGKGATLGAGTTLTKDAPAGDLTLSRAKQLTVPGWKRPVKITK from the coding sequence ATGCACGTCGTCGTTCTCGCTGCCGGCCAAGGCAAACGCATGCGCTCCGCTTTGCCGAAGGTGCTGCAGCCGCTCGCGGGTCGTCCGCTGTTGGGGCACGTGCTTGCAACGGCGCGCTCGCTGGGGGCGCAGAAGTTGTGCGTGGTTTACGGCCACGGCGGCGAACAGGTACGGGCCGCGCTGGACGCGCCGGATCTCGCATGGGCATTGCAGGCCGAGCAACTCGGTACTGGCCATGCTGTTGCACAGGCGCTGCCGCATTTGCCTGAATCGGGCCCGGTGCTGATTCTTTACGGCGATGTGCCGCTGACACGCCGCGAGACCCTGGCCGAGCTGGTTGTTGCTGCGGGGGCGGAGGGTTTTGCGCTGCTGACCGTCGATATGGCGGACCCAAGCGGCTACGGCCGCATCGTGCGCGATGGCGCGCATCGCGTGGTGCGCATCGTCGAGCACAAGGATGCCAGTGAAGCGGAACGCACGATTCGCGAAGTGAATACAGGCATCATCTGCTGCCAGGCGCAGCACCTGCGCGGCTGGCTCGGCAAGATCCGCAACGACAATGCGCAGGGCGAGTACTACCTGCCGGACATCATCGCGATGGCCGTGGCGGACGGCATCGAAGTGAAGACCTCGCAACCGCTGGCGGTGTGGGAAACGCTTGGCGTCAACGACAAGGCGCAGCTTGCTGAGCTCGAGCGCCTGCATCAGCGCAATCAGGCGCAGGCTTTGTTGGTGGCCGGAGTCACGCTGATCGATCCGGCGCGTATCGACATCCGCGGCACGCTGGAGACCGGCCGCGATGTTGAGATCGACGTGAACTGCGTTTTCGAAGGGCGCGTGGTGCTTGGCGATGGCGTGAAAATTGGCGCCAACTGTGTCCTGAAGGACGTGACGGTTGCAGCCGGCGCGGTGATCCATCCGTTCAGTCACCTCGATGGTGCTGAGGTCGGCGCCAAGAGCCTTATTGGCCCCTTTGCGCGCCTGCGGCCGGGTACGAAGCTGGCTGAGGATGTGCACATCGGCAACTTCACCGAAGTGAAGAACAGCACCATCGCGGCACACTCGAAGGCTAATCACCTGGCCTATGTCGGCGATGCGGATGTCGGCAGCAAGGTGAACATTGGTGCCGGCACGATCACCTGCAACTACGACGGCGCGAACAAGTTCCGCACGGTCATCGAAGATGAGGTGTTCATCGGGTCCGACACTCAACTCGTGGCGCCGGTGCGCGTTGGCAAGGGCGCTACGCTTGGCGCGGGTACGACGCTGACCAAGGATGCGCCGGCGGGTGACTTGACCCTTTCGCGCGCGAAACAACTGACCGTTCCCGGCTGGAAGCGGCCGGTCAAAATCACCAAGTGA
- a CDS encoding bifunctional enoyl-CoA hydratase/phosphate acetyltransferase gives MSAVATEHIENRTFDEIQLGQSARLTRTLRLQDIQLFAVASGDLNPTHLDSDYARDVGFAGVVAHSMWGGTLVSSLLGSSLPGPGTVYRSQNLRFLAPLSLGDTLTVTVTCRDKHAATHCVTMSCEGINQDGERIFEGEAEVIAPTVKVRKPVPELPEVTVNDSQRRYGNLIALTQGLSPIRIGVAWPCSEDSLVGPLQARDEGLVIPVLVGPRARMERLAAQYGASLDGVEIVDAEFEADAAKLAAALARDGRVDALMKGSLHTDTFMGAVVSRDAGLRTGRRVSHVFVADVPTYPRPLLITDAAINIEPTLEEKVDILQNAIELAQAMGITTPRVAILSAVEMVTTKIRSTFEAAALCKMGDRGQIRGALLDGPLAFDNAISMLAAKAKGIESEVAGRADILLVPDMEAGNMLAKQLHYLAGALLAGVVLGARVPIVLTSRADTAQSRSISCAIAQLLAHKKPVSL, from the coding sequence ATGTCTGCTGTTGCCACTGAACACATCGAAAACCGCACCTTCGACGAGATCCAGCTAGGCCAGTCCGCTCGGCTGACTCGAACACTGCGTCTGCAGGACATCCAGCTCTTTGCGGTGGCGTCGGGCGACCTCAACCCGACGCACCTCGACAGCGACTATGCGCGTGATGTCGGCTTTGCGGGTGTCGTCGCGCACAGCATGTGGGGTGGCACCCTGGTGTCTTCGCTGCTGGGCAGCAGCCTGCCTGGCCCCGGCACCGTCTATCGCAGCCAGAATCTGCGCTTTCTCGCACCGCTGAGCCTGGGGGACACGCTGACCGTCACCGTGACCTGCCGCGACAAACACGCTGCAACGCACTGTGTGACGATGAGCTGCGAGGGCATCAATCAGGATGGCGAACGCATCTTCGAAGGCGAAGCCGAGGTCATCGCGCCGACGGTAAAGGTACGCAAACCGGTGCCAGAACTGCCCGAGGTCACGGTGAACGACAGCCAGCGCCGCTACGGCAACCTGATCGCGCTGACACAAGGGCTCAGCCCGATCCGCATTGGCGTGGCATGGCCCTGCTCTGAAGATTCGCTGGTCGGCCCGCTGCAGGCGCGCGACGAAGGCCTGGTGATACCGGTGCTCGTCGGTCCGCGCGCACGCATGGAACGGCTCGCGGCGCAATACGGTGCAAGCCTTGATGGCGTTGAAATCGTCGACGCGGAGTTCGAGGCCGACGCTGCAAAACTGGCTGCGGCGCTTGCGCGCGACGGCCGCGTCGACGCGCTGATGAAGGGCAGTCTGCATACCGACACCTTCATGGGCGCGGTGGTGTCGCGCGATGCGGGACTGCGCACCGGAAGGCGTGTCAGCCACGTTTTCGTCGCCGATGTGCCGACCTACCCGCGCCCGCTGCTGATCACGGACGCCGCAATCAACATCGAGCCGACCCTGGAAGAGAAGGTCGACATCCTGCAGAACGCGATCGAGCTGGCGCAGGCGATGGGCATCACGACACCGCGGGTGGCGATTCTCTCTGCGGTGGAGATGGTCACAACCAAGATTCGCTCCACCTTCGAGGCCGCCGCGCTGTGCAAGATGGGCGACCGCGGGCAGATCCGCGGCGCGCTGCTCGATGGGCCGCTCGCCTTCGACAACGCCATCTCGATGCTCGCCGCAAAGGCCAAAGGCATCGAATCGGAAGTGGCAGGGCGGGCCGACATCCTGCTGGTTCCGGACATGGAAGCCGGCAACATGCTGGCCAAGCAACTGCACTACCTTGCCGGCGCGCTGCTCGCGGGTGTGGTGCTCGGCGCACGGGTACCGATCGTACTCACCAGCCGGGCCGATACGGCTCAGAGCCGTTCGATCTCCTGCGCGATTGCGCAATTGCTGGCTCACAAGAAACCGGTATCACTGTGA
- a CDS encoding DJ-1/PfpI family protein, translating to MGKKILMMVGDFGEDYEIMVPFQALLAVGHTVHAACPDKKAGDAIATAIHDFEGQQTYSEKRGHNFTLNASFAEIRAENYDALVIPGGRAPEYLRLNPAVIAAVRHFFDAGKPVAAICHGAQLLAAARVLEGRTCSAYPACRAEVELAHGKYAEIAIDAAVTDGNLVTAPAWPAHPAWIAQFLAVLGTRIEA from the coding sequence ATGGGTAAGAAGATCCTGATGATGGTGGGCGATTTCGGTGAAGACTACGAAATCATGGTGCCGTTCCAGGCGCTACTCGCGGTCGGCCACACTGTGCACGCCGCCTGCCCTGACAAGAAAGCCGGCGACGCGATCGCCACCGCGATCCACGATTTCGAAGGCCAGCAGACCTACTCGGAAAAGCGCGGCCACAACTTCACCCTCAACGCCAGCTTCGCCGAAATCCGCGCCGAGAATTACGACGCGCTGGTAATCCCCGGCGGCCGCGCACCCGAGTACCTGCGCCTCAATCCGGCGGTGATCGCCGCAGTGCGGCACTTCTTCGATGCAGGCAAGCCGGTCGCCGCAATCTGCCATGGCGCGCAATTGCTGGCAGCCGCCCGCGTGCTGGAGGGCCGCACCTGCTCCGCCTATCCGGCCTGCCGCGCAGAAGTGGAACTGGCGCATGGCAAGTACGCCGAGATTGCGATCGATGCCGCAGTGACGGACGGCAATCTCGTCACCGCACCCGCGTGGCCGGCCCACCCCGCGTGGATCGCGCAGTTCCTCGCTGTGCTTGGTACGCGGATCGAGGCCTGA
- a CDS encoding ribbon-helix-helix domain-containing protein yields the protein MCQVFIGADAALYQARARSLRLRGVSTSIRLENLFWRVLEDIGARDGLSLSQLIAKLYDELAETDGDLGNFTSFLRVSCLRYLSLQLLGAIPQGNDIPIASLDATRVLAAERALRSAATQSRM from the coding sequence ATGTGTCAGGTGTTCATCGGCGCCGATGCGGCGCTCTATCAGGCCCGAGCACGCTCGCTGCGCTTGCGCGGCGTATCCACGTCGATCCGGCTCGAAAACCTGTTCTGGCGCGTGCTCGAAGACATCGGCGCACGCGACGGCCTGAGCCTGTCGCAGCTGATTGCCAAGCTCTACGACGAACTCGCCGAGACCGACGGCGACCTTGGCAATTTCACATCCTTCCTGCGCGTCAGCTGCCTGCGCTACCTCTCGCTGCAGTTGCTCGGCGCGATCCCGCAGGGCAACGACATCCCGATCGCGAGCCTCGATGCGACCCGCGTGCTGGCCGCCGAACGCGCCCTGCGCAGCGCCGCAACGCAGAGTCGGATGTAG
- a CDS encoding undecaprenyl-diphosphate phosphatase produces MDLLILLKALILGVVEGLTEFLPISSTGHLILAGQLLDFNDERGKLFEIVIQSGAIFAVVLEYRQRLVGAFMHARSDAQALRFLVNVAIAFVPLAVLGLVFGKQIKAHLFNAPVVASTFILGGLVILWAESRQKFTRVETVDQMTYLDALKLGIAQAFALIPGTSRSGSTIIGGMLFGLSRRAATEFSFFLAIPTLFLASLYQLYKERALLAADDIGMWAVGFLAAFASAYLCVRWLLRYIMTHDFRLFAWYRIAFGLLILLTWQMGWVAWVDH; encoded by the coding sequence ATGGACCTGCTGATTCTGTTGAAGGCGCTGATTCTCGGCGTCGTCGAAGGCCTTACCGAATTCCTGCCGATCTCGTCGACCGGCCACCTGATCCTCGCCGGGCAATTGCTCGATTTCAATGACGAGCGCGGCAAGCTGTTCGAAATCGTGATCCAGTCCGGCGCAATCTTCGCCGTGGTGCTCGAATACCGCCAGCGCCTGGTCGGCGCGTTCATGCATGCCCGCAGCGACGCGCAAGCCCTGCGTTTCCTGGTGAACGTGGCGATCGCGTTCGTGCCGCTTGCAGTACTCGGGCTGGTATTCGGCAAGCAGATCAAGGCTCACCTTTTCAATGCGCCAGTCGTGGCCTCCACCTTCATCCTTGGTGGCCTGGTAATCCTGTGGGCCGAATCGCGGCAAAAATTCACCCGCGTCGAGACGGTCGACCAGATGACTTATCTGGATGCGCTCAAGCTCGGTATCGCCCAGGCCTTTGCGCTGATCCCCGGCACCTCGCGTTCGGGCTCAACGATCATCGGCGGCATGCTGTTCGGGCTGTCGCGCAGAGCGGCGACGGAGTTCTCGTTCTTCCTCGCCATCCCGACCCTGTTCCTCGCCTCGCTCTACCAGCTCTACAAGGAACGCGCACTGCTCGCCGCGGATGATATCGGCATGTGGGCAGTCGGTTTCCTCGCTGCCTTTGCCTCCGCCTACCTGTGCGTGCGCTGGCTGCTGCGTTACATCATGACGCACGACTTCCGCCTCTTCGCCTGGTACCGCATCGCCTTCGGCCTGCTGATCCTGCTCACCTGGCAGATGGGCTGGGTTGCCTGGGTCGATCATTAA
- a CDS encoding PEP-CTERM sorting domain-containing protein — translation MKLGKLIVAILASAAATASFAFPIAPLGTEGIKVTVTSTDTIVATYQGNSAGYSNDLYLALNGLGAPGDDGDLSNDLFLFNNHASAVGSTVALGSFAVGTELIFRLHVNNTGDDFYTGPSTRNADGKAHARVQSEWMPHEALVSFEDLFNTPEYPAGYNDLSFSFTNTRGAEVPEPGTLALIGLGLAAAALRRRA, via the coding sequence ATGAAACTCGGAAAACTCATCGTCGCAATCCTTGCAAGCGCCGCGGCAACCGCGTCGTTCGCATTCCCGATCGCCCCGTTGGGCACCGAAGGCATCAAGGTCACGGTCACCTCGACGGACACGATTGTTGCTACCTACCAGGGCAACTCGGCCGGATACAGCAATGATCTTTACCTTGCGCTCAATGGACTCGGCGCGCCAGGCGACGACGGCGACCTGAGCAACGACCTGTTCCTGTTCAACAACCACGCGTCGGCGGTGGGTAGCACCGTGGCGCTCGGCAGCTTTGCAGTCGGCACCGAACTGATCTTCCGGCTTCATGTGAACAACACCGGCGATGACTTCTACACCGGCCCCAGCACGCGTAACGCCGACGGCAAGGCGCACGCTCGAGTGCAGTCGGAATGGATGCCGCACGAAGCCCTGGTGAGCTTTGAGGATCTGTTCAACACGCCGGAATACCCTGCCGGTTACAACGATCTGAGCTTCTCTTTCACAAACACGCGCGGCGCCGAAGTACCCGAACCTGGCACGCTGGCGCTGATTGGCCTTGGGCTTGCAGCCGCGGCGCTGCGTCGCCGCGCCTAA
- a CDS encoding YqiA/YcfP family alpha/beta fold hydrolase yields MIIYLHGFRSSPASSKAQDLHARLTELGRGDAFWCEALSHEPARAIAQAEAAIAASPVRPTLVGSSLGGFYATWLAEKHDLRAVLINPAVFPEGFDATPFVGTHSNLYTGEVFEFTWAHVAQIDALRLPRIAHPERFWLLAEEADEVLDTRVSVARFAGARQTVLPGGDHSFTRWHDYIDAIIDFASAP; encoded by the coding sequence GTGATCATTTATCTCCACGGTTTCCGTTCCTCGCCCGCCTCTTCGAAGGCGCAGGATCTGCATGCGCGCCTGACTGAACTCGGGCGCGGCGATGCGTTCTGGTGCGAAGCCTTGTCACACGAACCGGCGCGGGCGATCGCGCAGGCCGAGGCCGCCATTGCAGCGTCCCCGGTGCGGCCCACATTGGTCGGCAGCTCGCTGGGGGGCTTCTATGCGACCTGGCTCGCCGAGAAGCACGACCTGCGAGCGGTGCTGATCAACCCGGCCGTGTTCCCGGAAGGTTTCGACGCCACACCCTTCGTCGGTACGCATTCGAACCTCTACACCGGCGAAGTGTTCGAGTTCACCTGGGCGCATGTCGCCCAGATCGATGCCTTGCGCCTGCCCCGCATCGCTCACCCGGAACGATTCTGGCTGCTGGCGGAGGAAGCCGATGAAGTGCTCGACACTCGCGTATCGGTAGCGCGCTTCGCTGGGGCCAGACAGACCGTGCTGCCGGGCGGCGACCACAGCTTCACGCGCTGGCACGACTACATCGACGCGATCATCGATTTCGCGTCCGCACCGTGA